Proteins found in one Canis lupus baileyi chromosome 26, mCanLup2.hap1, whole genome shotgun sequence genomic segment:
- the ELMO2 gene encoding engulfment and cell motility protein 2 isoform X2 — protein sequence MPPPSDIVKVAIEWPGANAQLLEIDQKRPLASIIKEVCDGWSLPNPEYYTLRYADGPQLYITEQTRSDIKNGTILQLAISPSRAARQLMERTQSSNMETRLDAMKELAKLSADVTFATEFINMDGIVVLTRLVESGTKLLSHYSEMLAFTLTAFLELMDHGIVSWDMVSITFIKQIAGYVSQPMVDVSILQRSLAILESMVLNSQSLYQKIAEEITVGQLISHLQVSNQEIQTYAIALINALFLKAPEDKRQDMANAFAQKHLRSIILNHVIRGNRPIKTEMAHQLYVLQVLTFNLLEERMMTKMDPNDQAQRDIIFELRRIAFDAESDPSNVPGSGTEKRKAMYTKDYKMLGFTNHINPAMDFTQTPPGMLALDNMLYLAKVHQDTYIRIVLENSSREDKHECPFGRSAIELTKMLCEILQVGELPNEGRNDYHPMFFTHDRAFEELFGICIQLLNKTWKEMRATAEDFNKVMQVVREQITRALPSKPSSLDQFKSKLRSLSYSEILRLRQSERMSQDDFQSPPIVELREKIQPEILELIKQQRLNRLCEGSSFRKIGNRRRQERFWYCRLALNHKVLHYGDLDDNPQGEVTFESLQEKIPVADIKAIVTGKDCPHMKEKSALKQNKEVLELAFSILYDPDETLNFIAPNKYEYCIWIDGLSALLGKDMSSELTKSDLDTLLSMEMKLRLLDLENIQIPEAPPPVPKEPSSYDFVYHYG from the exons ATGCCACCACCATCAGACATTGTCAAAGTAGCCATTGAGTGGCCAGGTGCTAATGCTCAGCTCCTTGAAATCGACCAG aaACGGCCTCTGGCATCCATCATCAAGGAAGTTTGTGATGG GTGGTCGTTGCCGAACCCAGAGTATTATACCCTCCGTTATGCAGATGGCCCCCAGCTCTACATCACGGAGCAG ACGCGCAGTGATATTAAGAATGGGACCATCTTACAGCTGGCTATCTCCCCG TCCCGGGCTGCACGCCAGCTGATGGAGAGGACCCAGTCATCCAACATGGAGACCCGGCTGGATGCCATGAAAGAGCTGGCCAAGCTCTCTGCTGATGTGACCTTCGCCACTGAGTTCATCAACATGGATGGCATCGTCGTGCTGACACGGCTTGTGGAGAGTGGAACCAAGCTCTTGTCCCA CTACAGTGAGATGCTGGCATTCACCTTGACTGCCTTCCTAGAGCTCATGGACCATGGCATTGTCTCCTGGGACATGGTTTCAATCACCTTCATTAAGCAG ATTGCAGGGTATGTGAGCCAGCCCATGGTGGACGTGTCAATCCTTCAGAGGTCCCTGGCTATCCTGGAGAGCATGGTCTTGAACAGCCAGAGCCTGTACCAGAAGATCGCCGAGGAAATCACCGTGGGACAGCTCATCTCTCACCTCCAGGT CTCCAACCAGGAGATTCAGACCTACGCCATTGCACTGATTAACGCGCTTTTCCTGAAGGCTCCCGAGGACAAGCGACAG GATATGGCCAATGCATTTGCACAGAAGCACCTTCGGTCCATAATCCTGAAT CATGTGATCCGAGGGAACCGCCCAATCAAAACTGAGATGGCCCATCAGCTGTATGTCCTGCAAGTTCTGACCTTTAACCTTCTGGAAGAAAGGATGATGACCAAGATGGACCCCAATGACCAG GCTCAAAGAGACATCATATTTGAACTGAGAAGGATCGCATTTGATGCAGAGTCTGACCCAAGCAACGTCCCTGGGAGCGGTACTGAGAAGCGAAAAGCCATGTATACCAAGGACTACAAAATGCTGGGATTTACT AACCATATCAACCCAGCAATGGACTTTACCCAGACCCCTCCTGGAATGCTGGCCTTGGACAACATGCTGTACTTGGCCAAAGTCCATCAGGACACCTACATCCGG ATCGTCCTGGAGAACAGCAGCCGAGAGGACAAACATGAGTGCCCCTTTGGCCGCAGCGCCATCGAGCTCACCAAAATGCTCTGTGAAATTCTGCAGGTTGGGGAACTGC CAAATGAGGGCCGAAATGACTACCACCCGATGTTCTTTACCCATGACCGGGCATTTGAGGAGCTCTTTGGGATCTGCATCCAGCTGCTGAACAAGACCTGGAAGGAGATGCGGGCGACAGCGGAGGACTTCAACAAG GTCATGCAAGTGGTCCGAGAGCAGATCACTCGAGCTTTGCCCTCCAAACCCAGCTCTTTGGATCAGTTCAAGAGCAAACTTAGGAGCCTGAGCTACTCAGAGATCCTGCGGCTGCGCCAGTCCGAGCGGATGAGTCAGGATGACTTCCAGTCCCCACCAATTGT GGAGCTAAGGGAGAAGATCCAGCCTGAGATCCTGGAACTGATCAAGCAGCAGCGCCTGAACCGGCTCTGTGAGGGCAGCAGCTTCCGGAAGATTGGGAACCGCCGAAGGCAAG AACGTTTCTGGTACTGCCGCTTGGCACTGAACCACAAGGTCCTGCACTATGGTGACTTGGATGACAACCCTCAaggggaggtgacatttgaatcCCTGCAGGAGAAAA TTCCTGTTGCAGACATTAAGGCCATCGTCACTGGGAAGGACTGCCCCCACATGAAAGAGAAGAGCGCTCTGAAACAGAATAAG GAGGTGTTGGAGTTGGCATTCTCCATCCTCTACGACCCTGATGAGACCTTAAACTTCATCGCACCTAACAAGTATGAG TACTGCATCTGGATTGATGGCCTCAGTGCCCTTCTGGGGAAGGACATGTCCAGCGAGCTGACCAAGAGTGACCTGGATACGCTGCTGAGCATGGAGATGAAGCTGCGGCTCCTGGATCTGGAGAATATCCAGATTCCTGAAGCCCCGCCGCCAGTACCCAAGGAGCCCAGCAGCTATGACTTTGTCTATCACTATGGCTGA
- the ELMO2 gene encoding engulfment and cell motility protein 2 isoform X1: MPPPSDIVKVAIEWPGANAQLLEIDQKRPLASIIKEVCDGWSLPNPEYYTLRYADGPQLYITEQTRSDIKNGTILQLAISPSRAARQLMERTQSSNMETRLDAMKELAKLSADVTFATEFINMDGIVVLTRLVESGTKLLSHYSEMLAFTLTAFLELMDHGIVSWDMVSITFIKQIAGYVSQPMVDVSILQRSLAILESMVLNSQSLYQKIAEEITVGQLISHLQVSNQEIQTYAIALINALFLKAPEDKRQDKHLNPLDLPVTDMANAFAQKHLRSIILNHVIRGNRPIKTEMAHQLYVLQVLTFNLLEERMMTKMDPNDQAQRDIIFELRRIAFDAESDPSNVPGSGTEKRKAMYTKDYKMLGFTNHINPAMDFTQTPPGMLALDNMLYLAKVHQDTYIRIVLENSSREDKHECPFGRSAIELTKMLCEILQVGELPNEGRNDYHPMFFTHDRAFEELFGICIQLLNKTWKEMRATAEDFNKVMQVVREQITRALPSKPSSLDQFKSKLRSLSYSEILRLRQSERMSQDDFQSPPIVELREKIQPEILELIKQQRLNRLCEGSSFRKIGNRRRQERFWYCRLALNHKVLHYGDLDDNPQGEVTFESLQEKIPVADIKAIVTGKDCPHMKEKSALKQNKEVLELAFSILYDPDETLNFIAPNKYEYCIWIDGLSALLGKDMSSELTKSDLDTLLSMEMKLRLLDLENIQIPEAPPPVPKEPSSYDFVYHYG, translated from the exons ATGCCACCACCATCAGACATTGTCAAAGTAGCCATTGAGTGGCCAGGTGCTAATGCTCAGCTCCTTGAAATCGACCAG aaACGGCCTCTGGCATCCATCATCAAGGAAGTTTGTGATGG GTGGTCGTTGCCGAACCCAGAGTATTATACCCTCCGTTATGCAGATGGCCCCCAGCTCTACATCACGGAGCAG ACGCGCAGTGATATTAAGAATGGGACCATCTTACAGCTGGCTATCTCCCCG TCCCGGGCTGCACGCCAGCTGATGGAGAGGACCCAGTCATCCAACATGGAGACCCGGCTGGATGCCATGAAAGAGCTGGCCAAGCTCTCTGCTGATGTGACCTTCGCCACTGAGTTCATCAACATGGATGGCATCGTCGTGCTGACACGGCTTGTGGAGAGTGGAACCAAGCTCTTGTCCCA CTACAGTGAGATGCTGGCATTCACCTTGACTGCCTTCCTAGAGCTCATGGACCATGGCATTGTCTCCTGGGACATGGTTTCAATCACCTTCATTAAGCAG ATTGCAGGGTATGTGAGCCAGCCCATGGTGGACGTGTCAATCCTTCAGAGGTCCCTGGCTATCCTGGAGAGCATGGTCTTGAACAGCCAGAGCCTGTACCAGAAGATCGCCGAGGAAATCACCGTGGGACAGCTCATCTCTCACCTCCAGGT CTCCAACCAGGAGATTCAGACCTACGCCATTGCACTGATTAACGCGCTTTTCCTGAAGGCTCCCGAGGACAAGCGACAG GACAAGCACCTTAACCCTCTAGACCTGCCTGTCACT GATATGGCCAATGCATTTGCACAGAAGCACCTTCGGTCCATAATCCTGAAT CATGTGATCCGAGGGAACCGCCCAATCAAAACTGAGATGGCCCATCAGCTGTATGTCCTGCAAGTTCTGACCTTTAACCTTCTGGAAGAAAGGATGATGACCAAGATGGACCCCAATGACCAG GCTCAAAGAGACATCATATTTGAACTGAGAAGGATCGCATTTGATGCAGAGTCTGACCCAAGCAACGTCCCTGGGAGCGGTACTGAGAAGCGAAAAGCCATGTATACCAAGGACTACAAAATGCTGGGATTTACT AACCATATCAACCCAGCAATGGACTTTACCCAGACCCCTCCTGGAATGCTGGCCTTGGACAACATGCTGTACTTGGCCAAAGTCCATCAGGACACCTACATCCGG ATCGTCCTGGAGAACAGCAGCCGAGAGGACAAACATGAGTGCCCCTTTGGCCGCAGCGCCATCGAGCTCACCAAAATGCTCTGTGAAATTCTGCAGGTTGGGGAACTGC CAAATGAGGGCCGAAATGACTACCACCCGATGTTCTTTACCCATGACCGGGCATTTGAGGAGCTCTTTGGGATCTGCATCCAGCTGCTGAACAAGACCTGGAAGGAGATGCGGGCGACAGCGGAGGACTTCAACAAG GTCATGCAAGTGGTCCGAGAGCAGATCACTCGAGCTTTGCCCTCCAAACCCAGCTCTTTGGATCAGTTCAAGAGCAAACTTAGGAGCCTGAGCTACTCAGAGATCCTGCGGCTGCGCCAGTCCGAGCGGATGAGTCAGGATGACTTCCAGTCCCCACCAATTGT GGAGCTAAGGGAGAAGATCCAGCCTGAGATCCTGGAACTGATCAAGCAGCAGCGCCTGAACCGGCTCTGTGAGGGCAGCAGCTTCCGGAAGATTGGGAACCGCCGAAGGCAAG AACGTTTCTGGTACTGCCGCTTGGCACTGAACCACAAGGTCCTGCACTATGGTGACTTGGATGACAACCCTCAaggggaggtgacatttgaatcCCTGCAGGAGAAAA TTCCTGTTGCAGACATTAAGGCCATCGTCACTGGGAAGGACTGCCCCCACATGAAAGAGAAGAGCGCTCTGAAACAGAATAAG GAGGTGTTGGAGTTGGCATTCTCCATCCTCTACGACCCTGATGAGACCTTAAACTTCATCGCACCTAACAAGTATGAG TACTGCATCTGGATTGATGGCCTCAGTGCCCTTCTGGGGAAGGACATGTCCAGCGAGCTGACCAAGAGTGACCTGGATACGCTGCTGAGCATGGAGATGAAGCTGCGGCTCCTGGATCTGGAGAATATCCAGATTCCTGAAGCCCCGCCGCCAGTACCCAAGGAGCCCAGCAGCTATGACTTTGTCTATCACTATGGCTGA